The Shewanella pealeana ATCC 700345 genome contains the following window.
TGTGGTCGGTGATAGAGGATTCGAACCTCTGACCCTCTGGTCCCAAACCAGATGCGCTACCGGGCTGCGCTAATCACCGAAATTTTGAAACCTATTGTAAAGTACGTTTTCACGTTGGGATAACCTTTACTGCTTCTGGCTCTCAAGGACAACTCGTTGCTGCTCGTTGAGAACGGAGCGCATAGTATCCCCTCTTCTAAAAATCGTCAACGCCTTTTTTCAAAAAAGATGTTCAGCTGGCTATTTAACAGGCCATTAGATTCAGATTTAACCTTATTGCAGAATTAACCAGCAAAGATAGCTATTTACTTGAAATAAACCGCTGACTCTATATCTATTTTCTTAATAGCCAACTTTAATAACCCACTTTCTAGACATCGGCTCTTTATATAGAGCATATAGTTTTCTTAGATAGAAAAGCAGTAAGTCATTATCCGTATATTAGAATTGTTTGTTAACAGTCTAAATCAATGACACCTTTAGCCTGTCCTGTTAAAATGTCGCCGTTTTCCATTATCGCGCCGTATAAAGGACACCACCCCCAATGACAGCCCAAAACATCGATGGTAAAGCTATTGCTCAATCCATTCGAACGCAACTCAAAGATAAAGTCACTGCCCGCAAAGAGGCAGGAAAAAGAGTCCCTGGTTTAGCCGTAATTCTTGTTGGAGCCGATCCAGCTTCACAAGTTTATGTCGGTAGCAAACGTAAGGCCTGTGAAGAAGTCGGTTTTATCTCTCGCTCTTATGATTTAGACAGCAGCACTTCTGAAGACGCACTCTTATCATTAATTGATGAATGTAACGAAGACCCCACGATTGATGGCATCTTGGTACAATTACCGCTTCCTGAACATATTGAAGAATCGAAAGTCATTGAGCGTATTCGTCCAGATAAAGATGTAGACGGTTTCCATCCTTATAATGTCGGTCGCTTAGCCCAGCGCATTCCGGTGTTGCGTTCGTGTACACCTATGGGGATCATGACACTGCTAAAATCGACTGGTGTCGATACCTTTGGCTTAGATGCCGTTGTTGTCGGCGCATCTAATATTGTCGGCCGCCCAATGTCGCTAGAGCTATTATTAGCAGGCTGTACAACCACAACGTGTCACCGCTTTACTCGAAATCTAGAAGATAAAGTTAGAAGTGCAGATTTAGTCGTTGTTGCAGTTGGTAAGCCGGGCTTTATTCCTGGTGATTGGATTAAACCTGGCGCAATCGTTATCGATGTGGGTATCAACCGCTTAGAGAGTGGTCAGCTTGTAGGTGATGTCGAATTTGATGTTGCTTCTCAGCACGCGAGTTTCATTACACCTGTTCCTGGTGGCGTCGGCCCAATGACTATCGCAAGCCTGTTAGAAAACACGCTATATGCCTGCGAGCAGTATCACGACTAATAGAAGGTTCTAGGTTCTAGGTTCTAGGTTCTAGGTTCTAGCAAAATATTTCAGACCTAGTTACTAAAAGAGATACCAGACCTTTCCATCCATGGGGTGTAGCATAAGTGTTCCAGACCTAGTTACTCAAAAAAGAAAAGCCTGCAATTAGCAGGCTTTTTTATGTTTTACATCCGAACAATCACTCGTTAAGAATTACTTCTTACGCCAAGTGGTGCCTTCTGGACCATCTTCTAAAATCACACCTAAAGCATTTAAGCCATCACGTGCAACATCAGCGGCAGGCCAGTCTTTTTCGGCTCGGGCGCGGTTACGCTCAACGATTAGCGCTTCAATTTCTGCGACTTCGTCGTCATTACCTTCACCTTTGAAGAAGGTATCGACGTCTTGACCTAAAATGCCTAACACATCTGCAAGTTGTTTTAGGGCAACACCTAAGGCTGAGGCTTTGGCCATATCGGTTGCTTTCAGGCGGTTGATCTCACGCACCATATCAAACAACACTGAGTATGCTTCAGGCGTATTAAAGTCGTCATCCATCGCTGACTTAAACTTAGCCACAAACTCTTCAGCTGGCGC
Protein-coding sequences here:
- the folD gene encoding bifunctional methylenetetrahydrofolate dehydrogenase/methenyltetrahydrofolate cyclohydrolase FolD, producing MTAQNIDGKAIAQSIRTQLKDKVTARKEAGKRVPGLAVILVGADPASQVYVGSKRKACEEVGFISRSYDLDSSTSEDALLSLIDECNEDPTIDGILVQLPLPEHIEESKVIERIRPDKDVDGFHPYNVGRLAQRIPVLRSCTPMGIMTLLKSTGVDTFGLDAVVVGASNIVGRPMSLELLLAGCTTTTCHRFTRNLEDKVRSADLVVVAVGKPGFIPGDWIKPGAIVIDVGINRLESGQLVGDVEFDVASQHASFITPVPGGVGPMTIASLLENTLYACEQYHD